One window of the Salvia miltiorrhiza cultivar Shanhuang (shh) chromosome 6, IMPLAD_Smil_shh, whole genome shotgun sequence genome contains the following:
- the LOC130990697 gene encoding uncharacterized protein LOC130990697 produces MERRSDTRQLEKIAYAIMITARKLRPYFLSHKIIVRTALPFQQILGRPDLAGRMVKWAIELGEYDVMFEPRTTIKVQALADFIQETTRWPLRGPWTAQVDGSVIKEGCGVGIYIESPEDGAYQFAIKFEDKLSNNETEYEAVIRAAHILKELRADTTIIKTDSQLVAQQLRGECEVRDDRMRAYYDQMQQLKEKFEELEIVQVPREENRRADLLARMASAVEQSWNDEVTLLFEPKRSPEVQVCAVEAGNDWRAPIIHFLRTWERMEGNTTKYARYENFCLISNQLYKRSFTHPFLKCLSSEEAEFALKEIHQGCCGNHAGYKDLTRKIIRAGFYWPGIDRDTKAYVKKCASCQRHAPRINVPRGGNGDNVLSTSLRQMGN; encoded by the coding sequence ATGGAGCGGAGATCAGATACACGGCAGCTGGAAAAAATAGCTTACGCtatcatgatcacggcaagaaagttgCGCCCCTACTTTTTATCACACAAAATCATCGTCAGAACAGCGTTGCCTTTTCAGCAAATTTTGGGAAGGCCAGACCTCGCAGGTAGAATGGTAAAATGGGCCATTGAATTGGGTGAATATGATGTGATGTTCGAACCCCGTACAACCATTAAGGTGCAGGCCTTGGCTGACTTTATCCAAGAGACCACGAGATGGCCGTTGCGAGGACCATGGACGGCGCAGGTTGACGGCTCCGTCATCAAGGAAGGGTGTGGAGTCGGAATATATATCGAATCACCAGAAGATGGAGCTTACCAGTTTGCGATCAAGTTCGAGGACAAGCTGTCGAATAATGAGACAGAATATGAGGCAGTGATAAGGGCCGCCCACATCTTGAAGGAGCTCAGAGCAGACACAACCATAATCAAGACCGATTCACAACTAGTAGCCCAACAGCTGAGAGGTGAATGTGAGGTTCGAGATGACAGAATGAGAGCTTATTATGATCAGATGCAGCAACTCAAGGAAAAATTTGAAGAACTGGAAATAGTACAAGTACCCCGAGAAGAAAATCGAAGGGCTGATCTGCTAGCAAGGATGGCCAGCGCCGTCGAACAATCATGGAACGATGAAGTCACGCTCCTATTCGAGCCAAAGAGGAGTCCAGAAGTCCAAGTCTGCGCCGTCGAAGCGGGGAATGATTGGCGAGCCCCAATAATTCATTTCTTACGCACATGGGAAAGAATGGAGGGAAACACAACAAAGTACGCTAGATATGAGAATTTTTGCTTGATCAGCAACCagctttataagagatcttTCACACATCCGTTCCTCAAATGTTTATCATCGGAAGAGGCAGAGTTTGCTCTAAAGGAAATCCATCAGGGATGCTGTGGGAACCACGCGGGATACAAAGACTTGACCAGAAAAATCATCAGAGCAGGTTTTTATTGGCCTGGCATCGACAGGGATACCAAAGCTTATGTAAAGAAGTGTGCATCTTGCCAAAGACATGCGCCAAGAATCAACGTCCCTAGGGGAGGAAATGGGGATAATGTACTCAGCACATCCCTTCGACAAATGGGGAATTGA